Proteins encoded within one genomic window of Pectobacterium araliae:
- the bioD gene encoding dethiobiotin synthase, whose product MLKRIFVTGTDTAVGKTVVSKALLQKLALAGKSVAGYKPIAKGCEETEAGLRNKDALLLQAASTLELPYNMVNPIALREDEISASESAIDYCTMTQGLRHMSEAADIVVVEGTGGWRTVMNDLRPYSEWVVQEQLPVVLVVGIKLGCISHALLTAQAIINDGLPLVGWVANRINPGLANYAEIIHVLRKKIPAPQLGELPYLPRVEQRDLSSYIDLSAVSY is encoded by the coding sequence ATGTTGAAACGTATTTTTGTCACTGGTACTGATACCGCCGTTGGCAAAACAGTGGTATCCAAGGCGCTGCTGCAAAAACTAGCGCTGGCAGGTAAATCAGTTGCGGGCTACAAACCGATAGCAAAAGGGTGCGAAGAAACGGAAGCGGGTTTGCGTAATAAAGATGCGCTATTGCTACAGGCGGCCTCCACGCTGGAATTACCCTATAACATGGTTAACCCCATTGCACTGCGAGAAGATGAAATCAGCGCCAGTGAAAGCGCGATTGATTACTGCACGATGACGCAAGGTCTACGCCATATGAGTGAAGCCGCCGATATCGTGGTGGTTGAAGGCACGGGCGGATGGCGAACCGTCATGAACGATCTGCGGCCATACTCCGAATGGGTAGTACAGGAACAACTACCTGTTGTGCTGGTTGTTGGCATCAAGTTGGGCTGTATCAGCCATGCGTTGCTGACAGCGCAGGCGATTATCAACGATGGCTTACCGCTGGTTGGTTGGGTTGCTAACCGTATTAACCCTGGTCTGGCAAATTACGCAGAAATTATTCATGTTCTGCGCAAAAAAATTCCGGCACCGCAACTGGGTGAGCTGCCTTATTTGCCACGTGTCGAGCAGCGGGATCTCTCGTCTTATATCGATCTTTCTGCCGTCAGCTATTAA
- a CDS encoding DUF1161 domain-containing protein, whose protein sequence is MKKTVIFGAALFLVAPLAAQASCESVKADITQKIIANGVPESGFTLDIVPNDQVNQAGGQVVGHCENDSHKIVYTRHAEGEANTESAPAPVEGQPTTTP, encoded by the coding sequence ATGAAAAAAACCGTCATTTTTGGTGCTGCGTTATTCCTAGTTGCTCCGCTGGCTGCTCAGGCATCTTGCGAAAGCGTGAAAGCGGATATTACCCAGAAAATCATTGCCAATGGCGTACCAGAATCCGGTTTTACACTGGATATTGTACCGAACGATCAGGTGAATCAGGCCGGTGGTCAGGTGGTTGGCCACTGCGAGAATGATTCACACAAGATTGTTTACACCCGCCATGCCGAGGGCGAAGCTAATACTGAAAGCGCTCCTGCTCCAGTAGAAGGCCAGCCGACAACCACACCGTAA
- a CDS encoding pyridoxal phosphate-dependent aminotransferase, which yields MNFLINESDVLNPKRRALLKLSGALLGTVAVTTGVSSRVFAETQPENSAFTAPSADNPIRINFNENPLGMSPKAQAAARDAVVKANRYAKNEILMLGNKLAAHHQVEAPSILLTAGSSEGIRAAIEAYASLDAQLVIPELTYGDGEHFAKIAGIKVTKVKMLDNWAFDIEGLKAAVAGYSGPSIVYLVNPNNPTGTITPADLIEPWIASKPANTMFIVDEAYAEFVNDPRFRSISPMITQGAENIILLKTFSKIHAMAGMRVGYAVAHPAVIALMGRYVAGEKINFSGVDAALASMNDSAFITYSKKSNDVSRQILLKALDDLKLPYLPSEGNFVFHQLVVPLKDYQKHMADAGVLIGRAFPPADSWCRISLGTPQEMQWVADTMREFRNKNWI from the coding sequence ATGAATTTTTTAATCAATGAAAGCGACGTATTAAACCCGAAACGCAGAGCATTATTAAAACTTTCTGGCGCCCTGCTGGGGACGGTTGCGGTAACAACAGGGGTAAGTTCACGAGTTTTTGCCGAAACTCAGCCTGAAAACTCAGCGTTTACCGCACCATCGGCTGATAACCCAATCCGCATTAATTTCAATGAAAATCCGTTGGGTATGTCGCCCAAGGCGCAAGCCGCGGCACGCGATGCCGTCGTGAAAGCCAACCGCTACGCAAAGAATGAAATTTTGATGCTCGGCAATAAACTGGCGGCGCACCACCAGGTGGAAGCCCCATCCATTTTACTGACGGCGGGATCGTCCGAAGGTATCCGTGCGGCGATTGAAGCCTACGCGTCGCTGGATGCACAACTGGTGATCCCTGAATTAACCTATGGTGATGGCGAACATTTTGCCAAGATTGCCGGAATTAAAGTCACCAAAGTTAAAATGCTCGACAACTGGGCGTTCGATATTGAAGGGCTAAAAGCCGCTGTTGCGGGTTACAGCGGCCCTTCTATCGTTTATTTGGTCAATCCCAACAACCCAACGGGCACGATTACACCTGCGGATTTAATCGAACCGTGGATTGCCAGCAAGCCTGCCAATACGATGTTTATCGTCGATGAAGCCTACGCCGAGTTCGTTAATGACCCACGTTTCCGCTCTATTTCGCCGATGATTACCCAAGGTGCAGAGAATATTATTCTGCTCAAAACCTTCTCCAAAATACACGCTATGGCCGGTATGCGCGTTGGGTATGCCGTCGCGCATCCAGCTGTGATTGCGTTGATGGGACGGTATGTCGCGGGTGAAAAAATCAACTTTAGTGGCGTGGATGCCGCATTGGCATCAATGAACGATTCGGCATTTATTACTTACAGCAAAAAGAGTAATGATGTGTCACGTCAAATCCTGCTGAAAGCGTTAGATGACCTGAAACTGCCATACTTACCGTCTGAAGGAAATTTTGTTTTCCACCAACTAGTCGTTCCACTTAAGGATTACCAAAAGCATATGGCAGACGCAGGCGTGCTGATCGGTCGCGCGTTTCCTCCGGCAGATAGCTGGTGCCGTATCTCGTTAGGGACGCCGCAGGAAATGCAATGGGTCGCGGATACCATGCGCGAATTCCGCAACAAGAACTGGATTTAA
- the ltrA gene encoding group II intron reverse transcriptase/maturase, which yields MGINEAQAQSTAASGRGDGQYPSVLHEGAEIPTAVGGQTKAEMPLTMETVITRENLMLAYQRVVENNGAAGVDNLKVTELKPWLKQNWASIRQALITGAYQPQAIRRVDIPKPDGGVRTLGIPTVVDRLIQQAIAQQLSPVVEPHFCESSYGFRSNRNAWQAVQQAQRYIQSGKRWVVDLDLEKFFDRVDHDILMSRLARHVRDKRLLKLIRRYLEAEMTNGCETEKRGKGMPQGGPLSPLLSNILLDELDKELERRGHSFCRYADDCNIYVSSRKAGEHIFRAIRVYLRDILKLKVNEQKSAVARPWERKFLGYSVTRHKQTRLKIAGSSVERLKEKIRSLTTGHATKSVKGVINELTPILRGWMSYFRYTEVKGVLEKIDGWVRRKLRSLLWRQWKRTYTRARMLMRAGLCEKRAWRSASNQRGAWWNAGSSHMNDAIKTAQFRRLGLISLVEQQRQFQS from the coding sequence ATGGGAATTAATGAGGCACAAGCGCAGAGCACTGCGGCCAGCGGCAGAGGAGACGGACAGTATCCGTCAGTGCTGCATGAGGGTGCTGAAATCCCCACGGCGGTCGGTGGGCAAACGAAAGCGGAAATGCCGTTGACGATGGAAACGGTGATAACGAGAGAGAACCTGATGCTGGCCTATCAGCGCGTGGTGGAAAACAACGGCGCGGCAGGGGTAGATAACCTGAAAGTGACGGAGTTGAAGCCGTGGCTGAAACAGAACTGGGCGAGTATCAGGCAGGCATTGATTACGGGCGCCTACCAGCCGCAGGCGATACGCAGAGTGGATATCCCAAAGCCGGACGGCGGCGTGAGAACCCTGGGTATCCCGACGGTAGTGGACAGGCTTATCCAGCAGGCGATAGCACAACAACTCAGTCCGGTCGTGGAGCCGCACTTCTGCGAATCGAGTTACGGGTTCAGAAGTAACCGCAATGCGTGGCAGGCAGTGCAACAGGCACAGCGCTACATACAAAGCGGGAAACGCTGGGTGGTCGATCTGGATCTGGAAAAGTTCTTTGACCGGGTGGATCATGACATTTTGATGTCACGTCTGGCGAGGCATGTCAGGGATAAACGGCTGTTGAAACTGATACGTCGCTACCTTGAAGCGGAAATGACGAACGGGTGCGAGACAGAGAAGCGAGGTAAGGGAATGCCGCAGGGCGGACCGTTGTCGCCGCTACTGTCGAACATTCTGCTGGATGAACTGGATAAAGAACTGGAGCGTCGAGGTCACAGCTTCTGTCGCTATGCGGATGACTGCAACATTTACGTGAGCAGTCGCAAAGCAGGCGAGCATATCTTTAGGGCAATCAGGGTGTACCTGAGAGACATACTGAAGCTAAAGGTCAATGAGCAGAAGAGTGCGGTGGCGCGACCGTGGGAGCGTAAGTTCCTGGGATACAGCGTGACACGGCACAAACAGACCCGACTGAAGATCGCAGGGAGCAGTGTCGAGAGGCTGAAGGAGAAGATCCGTAGCCTGACGACAGGGCACGCGACGAAATCAGTGAAAGGCGTAATCAATGAACTCACACCGATACTGCGAGGCTGGATGAGCTACTTCAGATACACGGAAGTAAAAGGAGTTCTGGAGAAGATTGACGGCTGGGTCAGGCGTAAACTGCGCAGTCTACTGTGGCGGCAATGGAAACGAACGTATACGCGAGCCCGAATGCTAATGCGAGCGGGCTTGTGTGAAAAGCGAGCGTGGAGGTCGGCGAGTAACCAGCGAGGAGCGTGGTGGAACGCGGGGTCGAGTCACATGAATGATGCGATAAAGACGGCGCAGTTCAGACGACTCGGCTTGATATCACTAGTGGAGCAGCAACGGCAGTTCCAGAGTTAA
- a CDS encoding MFS transporter, with translation MSNLPSSAPNDWSISTTDDVEDIAPKPFAKTSYITRGTPQFMRVTLALFSAGLATFALLYCVQPLLPVLSQDFGISPATSSLSLSVSTVMLAFGLLFTGPLSDTMGRKNVMAVSLMLAALCTVICAFMTSWNGVLIMRAMIGLSLSGVAAVAMSYLSEEIHPSVLAFSMGLYISGNSIGGMSGRLVSGVLTDYFPWRVAIGAIGILALIAAITFWRILPESRHFRPGSLRPTTLLLNSKLHWRDAGLPLLFLEGFLLMGAFVTLFNYIGYRLLAPPYLLSQAVVGLLSVVYLTGSYSSPKAGALTSRYGRGPVLSIAILLMLTGLGITALTPVFAIFGGMMLFTAGFFAAHSVASSWIGQRARRAKGQASSMYLFSYYLGSSLAGTLGGFFWHSFGWMGITVFLAALLLSALFVSLILKRRL, from the coding sequence GTGAGTAACCTGCCATCTTCTGCACCGAATGACTGGTCTATTTCTACGACCGATGATGTGGAGGATATAGCCCCGAAACCCTTCGCTAAAACGTCTTATATTACGCGTGGTACACCACAATTTATGCGTGTCACGCTGGCGCTATTTTCTGCCGGGCTAGCCACGTTCGCCCTACTATATTGCGTACAACCGTTGTTGCCGGTGTTATCTCAGGATTTTGGTATTTCGCCCGCAACCAGCAGCCTGTCACTCTCCGTCTCCACGGTGATGCTGGCTTTTGGGCTGTTGTTCACCGGTCCACTCTCCGACACGATGGGTCGTAAGAACGTGATGGCGGTGTCGCTGATGCTGGCTGCACTCTGTACCGTGATTTGCGCGTTCATGACCAGTTGGAACGGCGTATTGATTATGCGAGCGATGATCGGCCTGTCGCTAAGCGGCGTCGCAGCCGTTGCTATGAGTTATCTGAGTGAAGAAATTCACCCCAGCGTGCTGGCATTTTCGATGGGATTATATATCAGCGGTAACTCGATCGGCGGAATGAGCGGACGTTTGGTCAGCGGCGTGTTGACGGATTATTTCCCGTGGCGGGTTGCCATCGGTGCAATCGGTATACTGGCGCTTATTGCGGCGATAACATTCTGGCGAATTCTGCCGGAATCACGCCATTTCCGCCCCGGTTCACTGCGTCCGACAACGTTGCTGTTAAATAGCAAACTACATTGGCGCGATGCGGGTTTGCCGTTGCTGTTCCTTGAGGGATTTTTGCTGATGGGCGCATTCGTTACCCTGTTTAACTACATCGGGTATCGGCTGTTAGCTCCACCGTATTTGCTCAGTCAGGCGGTGGTTGGTTTACTTTCCGTGGTCTATCTCACTGGAAGTTATAGTTCACCAAAAGCTGGAGCGTTGACTTCTCGCTATGGCCGTGGCCCAGTGCTGAGTATTGCGATTCTGCTTATGCTGACAGGTCTGGGAATAACGGCACTGACACCCGTATTCGCTATCTTTGGAGGGATGATGCTCTTTACCGCTGGGTTCTTCGCCGCACACTCGGTAGCCAGCAGTTGGATTGGGCAACGGGCGCGTCGCGCCAAAGGCCAGGCTTCATCAATGTATCTTTTTTCTTACTATTTGGGGTCGAGTCTGGCTGGCACACTGGGAGGATTCTTCTGGCATTCATTCGGCTGGATGGGGATTACGGTGTTTCTCGCAGCCCTCTTATTGTCCGCATTGTTCGTCAGCCTTATACTGAAACGTCGTCTTTAA
- the mlc gene encoding sugar metabolism global transcriptional regulator Mlc, with translation MIADGQPGHIDQIKQMNAGAVYRLIDKYGPISRIELSKRAQLAPASITKIVRELLEAHLVQETEYQDVGSRGRPAIGLILDTQAWHYLSARISHNTLLLALRDLSSKLVVEEEIPLPAASPQPLLDRILNEIDQFFIRHQKRLERLTAIAITAPGMIDASKGIIHRMPFYDVEEMAIGPALEQRTGLPVYLQHDICAWTMAEALYGASRDCQNVIQVVIDHNVGAGVITGGRILHAGSRNLVEIGHTQVDPYGKRCYCGNHGCLETVASTANMLELAQQRMNTSMSSLLHGSPLSVENLCDAALNGDQLAKDIINDVGNNVGRIVAIMVNLFNPDKILVGSPLNKAASILHPAILGCIQQQSFPPYSHNIQVEATQFYNQGTMPGAALVKDALYNGSLLVKLLQG, from the coding sequence GTGATAGCCGACGGTCAACCAGGACACATCGATCAAATCAAACAAATGAATGCCGGTGCAGTGTATCGGCTGATCGATAAGTACGGCCCGATATCACGTATCGAACTGTCCAAACGCGCTCAGCTCGCGCCCGCCAGTATTACCAAAATCGTCCGTGAACTGCTGGAAGCCCATCTGGTACAAGAAACGGAATACCAGGATGTGGGTAGCAGGGGGCGTCCCGCTATCGGCCTAATTTTGGATACCCAAGCCTGGCACTATCTTTCTGCACGCATCAGCCACAACACCCTATTGTTAGCGCTGCGCGATCTCAGCAGCAAGCTGGTTGTGGAAGAAGAAATCCCGCTTCCCGCTGCGTCGCCACAGCCACTGCTCGACCGTATTTTGAATGAAATCGACCAGTTTTTTATTCGGCACCAAAAGCGCTTGGAACGGCTAACGGCAATCGCGATTACCGCACCGGGCATGATTGATGCCAGTAAGGGCATTATTCACCGGATGCCATTTTATGACGTTGAGGAGATGGCAATTGGTCCGGCACTAGAACAGCGCACGGGGTTGCCAGTGTACTTGCAGCACGATATCTGCGCCTGGACAATGGCCGAAGCGCTATACGGTGCATCACGCGATTGCCAAAATGTGATTCAGGTGGTGATCGACCATAACGTTGGCGCGGGCGTGATCACTGGAGGACGCATTCTGCACGCAGGGAGCCGGAATCTGGTCGAAATCGGGCACACGCAAGTCGATCCTTATGGCAAGCGTTGCTATTGCGGCAATCACGGCTGTCTGGAAACGGTCGCCAGCACGGCAAACATGCTGGAACTGGCGCAGCAACGCATGAATACCTCCATGAGTTCGCTCCTACACGGTTCACCGCTCAGCGTAGAGAACCTGTGTGATGCTGCGCTAAACGGTGATCAATTAGCCAAAGATATTATCAACGATGTGGGTAATAACGTGGGTCGTATTGTCGCCATTATGGTGAATCTCTTCAATCCCGATAAAATTCTGGTAGGTTCCCCTCTGAACAAAGCGGCCAGCATTTTGCATCCCGCCATTTTAGGCTGTATTCAACAGCAGTCATTCCCTCCCTACAGTCACAATATCCAGGTGGAAGCGACCCAGTTCTACAATCAGGGTACGATGCCCGGTGCAGCACTGGTAAAAGATGCGCTCTACAATGGATCGCTGCTGGTTAAACTGCTACAGGGATAA
- the ydfG gene encoding bifunctional NADP-dependent 3-hydroxy acid dehydrogenase/3-hydroxypropionate dehydrogenase YdfG — translation MIIFVTGATAGFGESITRKFISAGHKVIATGRRQERLDALKVELGDALYTLKLDVRDRQAIEQAVSSLPAEWRAIDVLVNNAGLALGLEPAHKASVDDWENMIDTNNKGLVFMTRALLPAMVERNIGHVINIGSTAGNWPYAGGNVYGASKAFVQQFSLGLRADLSGTRIRVTNIEPGLVGGTEFSAVRFKGNDDKVSKTYDNTTPLTAEDVSEAVFWVATLPAHVNINTLEMMPVSQSFAGLSVHREG, via the coding sequence ATGATTATTTTTGTTACTGGTGCAACGGCTGGGTTTGGTGAGTCGATTACCCGTAAATTTATTAGCGCGGGCCATAAAGTGATCGCGACGGGCCGCCGTCAGGAACGTCTGGATGCGTTGAAGGTGGAACTGGGCGATGCGTTGTATACGCTAAAATTAGATGTGCGCGATCGTCAGGCGATAGAACAGGCTGTGTCCTCTCTGCCTGCTGAGTGGCGGGCAATTGATGTGCTGGTCAATAACGCCGGTCTGGCACTGGGTCTTGAACCGGCACATAAAGCATCGGTAGACGATTGGGAAAATATGATCGATACCAACAATAAAGGGCTAGTGTTTATGACGCGTGCGCTGCTGCCAGCCATGGTGGAGCGTAATATCGGTCACGTCATCAATATCGGTTCTACCGCAGGAAACTGGCCTTATGCGGGCGGTAATGTGTACGGTGCCAGCAAGGCGTTCGTACAGCAGTTTAGCCTGGGATTACGTGCCGATCTGTCTGGCACCCGAATCCGCGTAACGAATATCGAACCAGGTCTGGTCGGTGGAACCGAGTTCTCGGCCGTGCGTTTCAAAGGTAACGATGACAAAGTCAGCAAAACCTATGACAACACCACACCGCTGACGGCCGAAGACGTGTCTGAAGCCGTTTTCTGGGTTGCTACCCTGCCTGCGCACGTTAATATCAACACACTGGAAATGATGCCGGTCAGCCAATCTTTTGCCGGTTTAAGTGTACACCGCGAAGGCTGA
- a CDS encoding MDR family MFS transporter produces MKTENNQKHTPVPHRHWILIACMLAMFTAAIEVTIVATALPTIIADLGGFSLLGWVFAGYLLTQSISIPIYGRLADLYGRKKVFFFGMMVFLLGSILCGFSTQMGWLIVFRTLQGLGAGAITPIAFTIVADVYSSTERPKIQGYLSSVWGFSAIMGPLLGAFIVQHFNWALVFWVNVPIGLFSIFLLARYLPTINAVRQHKLDWMGAFYLVVSVASLLMALLQAEVFGYWVIPLLTIFVVGSILLVRQEKRTPEPLFPLALWRNRVIIAGNLGGLVVGAAMMGVSAFLPTFIQGVMGRTPLEAGSILAMMSIGWPLASTLSGRLMLWTSYRFTAMCGGIVLIIGSLTLLTVQPDSNLMWARLAAFLIGSGMGLSSTTFLVSIQNSVDYSIRGIATASAMFTRMLGSALGTAMLGATLNINLHWRLPDVNDPLQTLMDPAKRILLSVNQLDTLASQVASSIHGVFIVSALIAAITLLSARMIPANQRPGHIETGKK; encoded by the coding sequence ATGAAAACAGAGAATAACCAGAAACATACGCCTGTCCCACATCGCCACTGGATTTTAATTGCCTGTATGCTGGCGATGTTCACGGCAGCGATTGAGGTGACCATCGTTGCCACCGCATTGCCTACGATCATCGCGGATTTAGGTGGATTTTCCCTACTAGGTTGGGTTTTTGCGGGTTATTTGCTGACACAGTCGATCAGTATTCCAATTTATGGTCGATTGGCCGATTTGTATGGTCGTAAAAAGGTTTTCTTTTTTGGCATGATGGTATTTCTGCTGGGATCGATTCTGTGCGGGTTCTCTACGCAGATGGGCTGGCTGATTGTCTTCCGAACCTTGCAAGGGCTGGGGGCTGGCGCGATTACGCCGATTGCCTTCACCATTGTCGCCGATGTATACAGCTCAACCGAACGCCCGAAAATCCAAGGTTATCTGTCCAGCGTGTGGGGCTTTTCCGCCATCATGGGCCCACTGCTGGGTGCGTTCATCGTACAACATTTCAACTGGGCGCTCGTTTTCTGGGTCAACGTGCCAATTGGGCTCTTTTCGATCTTCCTGCTGGCTCGCTATCTACCGACGATCAATGCGGTGCGCCAGCATAAGTTGGATTGGATGGGGGCGTTCTATCTGGTGGTGTCTGTCGCCAGTTTACTGATGGCGTTACTACAGGCGGAGGTGTTTGGTTATTGGGTGATTCCGCTGCTCACAATCTTCGTCGTAGGTAGCATCTTGCTAGTTCGACAGGAGAAACGCACGCCAGAGCCGCTGTTCCCGCTGGCGCTGTGGCGCAATCGGGTCATTATCGCTGGTAATCTTGGCGGATTAGTTGTCGGGGCTGCCATGATGGGCGTGAGCGCTTTTTTACCGACGTTTATTCAGGGAGTCATGGGCAGAACCCCGTTGGAAGCAGGCAGTATACTGGCGATGATGTCGATTGGCTGGCCGTTGGCCAGTACGCTGAGTGGACGGTTAATGCTGTGGACGTCTTATCGATTTACGGCGATGTGCGGCGGTATAGTGCTGATTATCGGTAGCCTGACGCTGTTAACCGTTCAACCAGACAGTAATCTTATGTGGGCGAGACTGGCGGCATTCTTGATCGGTTCAGGAATGGGGCTAAGCAGCACCACGTTTCTGGTATCGATACAAAACTCGGTGGACTACTCCATTCGCGGCATTGCAACGGCTTCCGCCATGTTCACCCGCATGCTGGGTTCCGCGTTGGGAACGGCAATGCTTGGCGCCACGTTGAACATCAATCTGCATTGGAGATTGCCGGACGTGAACGATCCGCTCCAAACGCTTATGGACCCAGCCAAACGTATTTTGCTGAGCGTAAACCAGCTCGATACGCTGGCATCGCAGGTCGCCTCATCAATCCATGGTGTATTCATCGTTTCCGCTCTCATCGCCGCCATTACGCTGCTTTCTGCCAGAATGATTCCCGCGAACCAGCGGCCGGGACATATCGAAACCGGAAAAAAATAG
- a CDS encoding LysR family transcriptional regulator, which yields MNIELRHLRYFIAVAEELHFGRAAERLRISQPPLSQQIQILEEQVGAKLLARNNRNVQLTPAGAMFLKEAWSIISQVEQAAERASRIQRGEIGELTIGFTSSAPFIKKISSSLLRFRQTYPEVHIQMIELNTKQQIEPLLNGKLDIGIMRNNPLPDALNHQLLLREPLIAVVQESHPLAQQVSGRAINITQLAHEPFVFFSRAVGTALYDDTLTLLKRYGISPYITQEVGEAMTIVGLVSAGLGVSILPASFLRIRVDGVKYLLLEEEDATTEVWLVTAQHHPQSAAANMLMSLMLGDNR from the coding sequence ATGAATATTGAACTACGCCACCTACGCTATTTTATTGCGGTTGCCGAAGAGCTACATTTTGGGCGCGCCGCGGAAAGATTACGCATTTCACAGCCGCCACTGAGCCAACAGATCCAGATTCTGGAGGAACAGGTGGGGGCGAAATTGTTGGCGCGTAACAACCGTAATGTTCAGCTTACCCCTGCGGGCGCGATGTTTCTGAAAGAAGCCTGGTCGATCATCAGTCAGGTTGAGCAGGCGGCGGAGCGGGCATCCCGCATTCAACGCGGCGAGATTGGAGAATTAACGATCGGCTTTACGTCGTCTGCCCCGTTTATCAAAAAGATTTCCAGTAGCCTGCTGCGTTTTCGCCAAACCTACCCGGAAGTCCATATTCAGATGATAGAGCTCAACACCAAGCAGCAAATTGAACCGCTGCTGAACGGTAAGCTCGATATTGGCATTATGCGCAATAATCCACTGCCTGATGCGTTGAATCACCAGTTGTTATTGCGTGAACCGCTCATCGCCGTGGTACAAGAATCTCATCCGTTAGCGCAGCAAGTCTCAGGGCGTGCAATTAACATCACACAGTTAGCGCATGAGCCGTTCGTTTTCTTCTCTCGTGCAGTTGGAACTGCACTGTATGACGATACGCTGACGTTGCTGAAGCGCTATGGCATCAGCCCCTACATCACGCAAGAAGTCGGCGAGGCAATGACCATTGTTGGATTGGTATCGGCGGGGTTGGGGGTGTCTATTTTGCCTGCGTCATTCTTGCGTATTCGGGTTGATGGAGTGAAGTATTTGCTGCTGGAAGAAGAGGACGCCACAACGGAAGTCTGGCTGGTTACCGCGCAACATCATCCGCAAAGTGCGGCGGCTAACATGCTGATGTCGCTAATGTTGGGGGATAATCGTTAA
- a CDS encoding DUF1283 family protein → MNHYSFSSLTRAFIPLSLVIVSAAWQPAALADTRHIIVDSGDSTLSKEAARQSKEQWDSTRSLRNKVNNRVEKEFDKTEKAIDGREKCNASYNVNAYWENTTDRCLDRRTGRPVAP, encoded by the coding sequence ATGAACCACTACTCTTTTTCTTCTCTGACTCGGGCTTTCATCCCACTTTCTCTGGTTATCGTTTCTGCTGCCTGGCAGCCTGCCGCACTGGCTGATACGCGTCACATCATTGTCGATTCTGGTGATAGCACGTTGTCGAAAGAAGCGGCGCGTCAAAGCAAAGAGCAATGGGACTCAACCCGCTCACTGCGTAATAAAGTGAACAACCGCGTTGAGAAAGAATTCGATAAAACTGAAAAAGCCATTGATGGGCGTGAAAAATGTAACGCCAGCTATAACGTCAATGCTTACTGGGAAAACACGACCGATCGTTGCCTCGATCGTCGTACTGGTCGCCCGGTTGCCCCCTGA
- the tus gene encoding DNA replication terminus site-binding protein — protein sequence MNRYVLIDRMNRCFQTLETKLALMQRQFGEYRLLAGRVYSLPNVEKGTEHDPIEHIAVTQYVGQEAREKGLAHFQRLFIHHYPETLSSKSAIRLPGALCFSVNAAQYQQAQSLIAEINALKKELEQIITVESGLEPEQRFDFVHTHLKGLITLSAYRSLTFITNPASVRFGWANKHIIKNMTRGELLEKLTKSLNAAKNAAPYTKAQWMEHVEQEIETVLPLPEETILKIKRPVKVQPIARVWYPEQQKQVQHPCPSPLLVLCQQGADGDVPTIGELNPYDANNIKHKHKPKAAELRLLIPRLHLYTDAPE from the coding sequence ATGAATCGCTACGTGCTAATCGATCGCATGAACCGCTGTTTCCAAACGTTAGAGACCAAGTTGGCTCTGATGCAACGACAGTTTGGCGAATATCGGCTGCTGGCAGGCCGCGTCTATTCCCTTCCGAATGTGGAAAAAGGAACGGAGCATGACCCTATTGAGCATATCGCCGTCACGCAGTACGTTGGGCAAGAGGCACGCGAGAAAGGGTTAGCCCATTTTCAGCGTCTGTTCATTCACCACTATCCAGAAACGCTCAGCAGTAAAAGCGCGATCCGCTTGCCAGGCGCACTCTGTTTTTCCGTCAACGCCGCACAGTATCAGCAGGCGCAGTCACTTATCGCGGAAATTAATGCGCTGAAAAAGGAGCTGGAGCAGATTATTACTGTCGAATCAGGACTAGAGCCGGAACAGCGCTTTGACTTCGTCCATACGCATTTGAAGGGGTTGATCACGCTCAGCGCTTACCGTTCGTTAACGTTCATAACGAACCCGGCATCAGTCCGGTTTGGTTGGGCGAATAAGCACATCATCAAAAACATGACGCGCGGGGAGTTGCTGGAGAAACTGACCAAAAGCCTGAACGCAGCAAAAAATGCAGCACCGTATACCAAAGCGCAGTGGATGGAGCATGTGGAACAAGAGATAGAAACCGTATTACCGCTGCCGGAAGAGACGATATTGAAGATAAAACGCCCGGTAAAAGTGCAGCCTATCGCACGCGTATGGTATCCCGAGCAGCAGAAGCAGGTTCAGCACCCCTGCCCGTCTCCTCTGCTCGTACTTTGTCAGCAGGGAGCCGACGGCGATGTACCGACCATCGGCGAGCTTAATCCTTATGATGCTAACAACATCAAACATAAGCACAAGCCGAAAGCCGCCGAACTTCGCTTGCTTATCCCGCGTTTGCATCTGTATACCGATGCGCCGGAATAA